AGCGACAGTGTCGACCTGTCGACGAGCGCTGACAGGGTTATCGGCATGCGGTAATTCGTTTCGAGATGCCATGCGATGCGCGATATCTCGGCGTATGCATCCCGCCCGGCATGTTTCACCGATGCGGTGAAGGAACGCGACAGCACTACGACGAGTTCCGAAAATGCCGCTCGGGCGAGGGTCTGCGCCCCGGGCACGGAACTTCTGCATTCCTGGACTAGACGCGACGCGACGATATCCGCCGCCGCTAACTGTTTCTCGGTGAGAACGCGTGGCGCCGTGATCCCCGTCAGAAAGAACGAGTGAAAGCCGGGAATGCCCCAGACATCCCCGCCGAGGGACGCCAGCATTTCCCTGGAAAAAGCGATATTGTACCGCGCATATCCTTTCACCCGGGACAACGAGTGTACGAACGTGCCGATGAGACACACCGATCCGCGCGTGAGCGGCTCTGCAGCGTCCCCGACACGATGAAGCGCGCATCCGCCGGTCACGATTATCAATTCGGCATAATCGTGAGCATGAGCAGGGTAGTCCCGCGATGATACCGCATGTACGGCACTGACGGGAAGGTCCCGCGTGCGGAGGCGGTCGTACAGATTGATGACCGTGCCAGGCGCCATGGCAAGATGATGCTACTTATTGGCAGGAAAGTCAAGGTACGCGATTCGATACTTGCCTATAATCGTCATTGTATGATATAGTCATTTCCGGAGGGTTCTATGAGACTCCTATCCGCACTGCTCCTTATCTCCGGAACGGCATTTGGCAGCCTCTCGGTATCGAATGGTCTGCTCCTCAAGGATGGCCGGCCGTATCGCGCCATGGGAATAAACTATTTCAGCGGATTTCGGCGCACCGTCACGAATGAAAGCATCGATACATCGTATCGCGACGGATTTGCTGCACTTGCACGGCATCACATCCCCTTCGTGCGTTTCGCCGCATGCGGCTTCTGGCCGACAGAATGGGCACTCTATCAGACGAATAAAGACCTCTATTTTCAGAAATTCGATGATTTCGTAAAGGCCGCGGAGCAGTACGACATCGGTCTTATCCCGTCATTGTTCTGGAGGATAGAAACAGTGCCGGAACTGTTCGATGAGCCGCATACCGCCTGGGGCAACGGGGGATCGAAAACGGTGCGCTTCATGAAGGACTACGTCAGCGATGTCGTATCGCGATACAGGAATTCGAGATCGATATGGGGATGGGAATTCGGCAACGAGTTCTCGCTCATGGTGGACAAACCCAATGCCCGCGATCAGATCGCCGCGAGCAAGGCGATAGAACGATACGGTGTTCCCAAGCGCACGGAAATGGACATTATGACTTCGCCCGTCATGCTTTCCACATTCAGGGAATTTGCGGACGCGGTACGCAGAATCGATACAACGCATATCGTTATTACCGGCAATGCGCTTCCACGAAACGGTGCGTGGCACAACACAAGAGAAAACACCTGGACAACGGATACGATTGAACAATTCCATGAGATACTTGCGCGCGACAACCCTGATCCATACCCGGTAGTAAGCGTTCAT
This sequence is a window from Spirochaetota bacterium. Protein-coding genes within it:
- a CDS encoding helix-turn-helix domain-containing protein; the protein is MAPGTVINLYDRLRTRDLPVSAVHAVSSRDYPAHAHDYAELIIVTGGCALHRVGDAAEPLTRGSVCLIGTFVHSLSRVKGYARYNIAFSREMLASLGGDVWGIPGFHSFFLTGITAPRVLTEKQLAAADIVASRLVQECRSSVPGAQTLARAAFSELVVVLSRSFTASVKHAGRDAYAEISRIAWHLETNYRMPITLSALVDRSTLSLRHLMRMFRTLYGVSPIEYVLILRIRHAASLLRIAAKRITDVAFESGFSDSNYFSRQFKRAMGCTPREYRAQSIEHDRGRHSKI